The proteins below come from a single Halostagnicola larsenii XH-48 genomic window:
- a CDS encoding ribonuclease H-like domain-containing protein — protein MSNRGRPRVLSISPRVLSSRSLAALQDARDYFDPDLVLIPGPSRAPQADARARHVFDVPVVHPPLANASEPVRRHDIGSHSLFAVPSADALGDAEQALEHRLETAPSIAGVVCDDVTTTVRPTALETDLAHRSALSAALPAGKTTTVLTGGLPAGYDERWRLAADDGAVVGVGVDDGNSQVESTEGTTVGVRIVGIGSREGYGTAGSLSAIAFDAGSDGDIGSDGDPENPDVEVLETLPADEFGLEAVSGIGPKTADKLERRGVASRSDLLETSVETLASMSGIGRQTAVRMHQHATVLESGAPRRLSDETLPAEDRPRPPLCLDIETDGLSPTIIWQIGAYDPATDEYRAFVERSDPTEPGAVLESFCDWLFGVHPDRALLTWNGWRFDYRHLESFLTRHVPRYLDAWDDVAKLDLYGWAVTDENAVLPGRTNALEDVSAALGYEGAATGLDGAQTARAYQRFIRTGTELEWDRHETYCEDDCRAVWYVYEQLQTAEKSTAESRTAPLDERMSTSDSPTTGSQTGLGDF, from the coding sequence ATGAGCAACCGTGGCCGGCCTCGCGTGCTCTCGATTTCACCCAGGGTGCTCTCGAGCCGGTCGCTCGCGGCGTTGCAGGACGCTCGAGACTATTTCGACCCGGATCTCGTTCTGATTCCCGGACCGTCTCGAGCGCCGCAGGCCGACGCGCGAGCGCGTCACGTATTCGACGTTCCCGTCGTCCACCCGCCGCTGGCAAACGCCTCCGAACCGGTTCGACGACACGATATCGGCTCACATTCGCTTTTCGCCGTCCCCAGTGCCGACGCGCTGGGCGACGCCGAACAGGCACTCGAGCACCGCCTCGAGACCGCCCCCTCCATCGCCGGCGTCGTCTGTGACGACGTGACGACGACGGTTCGTCCGACGGCGCTCGAGACGGACCTCGCTCACCGAAGCGCGTTGTCCGCCGCGTTGCCCGCCGGCAAAACGACGACCGTGCTGACGGGCGGGCTCCCCGCCGGCTACGACGAACGCTGGCGGCTCGCGGCGGACGACGGTGCGGTCGTCGGCGTCGGGGTCGACGACGGGAATTCGCAGGTGGAATCGACGGAAGGAACCACTGTCGGAGTCCGAATCGTCGGAATCGGCTCTCGAGAGGGCTACGGAACGGCGGGGTCGCTCTCGGCGATAGCCTTCGACGCCGGTTCCGACGGCGACATCGGCTCCGACGGCGATCCCGAAAACCCCGACGTGGAGGTACTCGAGACGCTCCCCGCGGACGAATTCGGACTCGAGGCCGTGTCGGGAATCGGACCGAAAACCGCCGACAAACTCGAGCGCCGCGGCGTCGCGAGCCGGTCGGACCTCCTCGAGACCTCGGTCGAAACGCTCGCGTCGATGTCGGGGATCGGGCGGCAAACGGCGGTGCGGATGCACCAACACGCGACGGTGCTCGAGTCGGGAGCGCCGCGTCGACTCTCGGACGAAACCCTCCCCGCCGAGGATAGACCGCGGCCGCCGCTGTGTCTCGACATCGAAACTGACGGCCTCTCCCCGACGATAATCTGGCAGATCGGCGCGTACGATCCCGCGACCGACGAGTACCGCGCCTTCGTCGAGCGCTCGGACCCGACGGAACCGGGCGCTGTCCTCGAGTCGTTTTGCGACTGGCTGTTCGGGGTCCATCCCGATCGGGCGCTGCTCACGTGGAACGGCTGGCGCTTTGACTACCGGCACCTCGAGTCGTTTCTCACCCGGCACGTCCCCCGGTATCTCGACGCGTGGGACGACGTGGCGAAGCTGGATCTCTACGGCTGGGCGGTCACCGACGAAAACGCCGTCCTTCCCGGTCGGACGAACGCGCTCGAGGACGTTTCGGCTGCACTCGGCTACGAGGGCGCGGCCACCGGCCTCGACGGCGCACAGACGGCGCGGGCCTACCAGCGGTTTATTCGAACCGGCACGGAACTCGAGTGGGATCGCCACGAGACCTACTGCGAGGACGACTGCCGGGCGGTGTGGTACGTCTACGAACAGTTGCAAACTGCCGAGAAATCGACTGCGGAGTCGAGAACGGCACCGCTCGACGAAAGGATGTCGACGAGCGATTCCCCGACAACGGGATCACAGACCGGACTCGGTGATTTCTGA
- a CDS encoding thioredoxin domain-containing protein, translating to MTTPTQRNRLEDEQSPYLRQHADNPVNWQPWDERALETAREHDVPIFLSIGYSACHWCHVMESESFSDEEVADVLNENFVPIKVDREERPDVDSVYMTVSQLVTGRGGWPLSAWLTPEGKPFYVGTYFPKEQKRGTPGFLDLLEKTSGSWEQDREAIENRAEKWTDAARDQLEGTTGSGRADADESAPPSSDTLESAARTALRSVDQQYGGFGSDGPKFPQPGRLHVLARAADRTDRDGYREALETTLDAMAAGGLYDHVGGGFHRYCVDRDWTVPHFEKMLYDNAEIPRAFLVGYQLTGTERYAEVVEDTLAFVDRELTHDEGGFFSTLDAQSLDEDGEKVEGAFYVWTPEEVEAVLEDEHTAELVCAAYDVTESGNFEGSNVLNRDATLEELAAEFELGEQEIERRLEGALETLADAREERPRPDRDEKILAGWNGMMISAFAESALVLGEESYADTATEALEFVRETLWDEEAGRLSRRYKDGDVAVDGYLEDYAFLARGALHCYEATGDLEPLAFALELADVIEAEFWDDEQETLYFTPESGESLVTRPQELDDSSTPSSMGVAVETLLALDGFTDSSFAEIAASALETHADTIESNPLQYATLCLAADRLENGLLEITVAAAEIPDAWRDRLGERYLPDRLIARRPATDDELESWVDRLELADAPPIWAAREARDGEPTLYVCRNRACSPPTTDIEEALEVMTEKHQTADIDGIDEDDVPF from the coding sequence ATGACGACCCCGACACAGCGAAACCGGCTCGAGGACGAACAGAGTCCGTACCTTCGCCAGCACGCGGACAACCCCGTCAACTGGCAGCCATGGGATGAGCGGGCCCTCGAGACCGCCCGCGAGCACGACGTGCCGATCTTCCTCTCGATCGGGTACTCGGCGTGTCACTGGTGTCACGTCATGGAGTCGGAGAGCTTCTCCGACGAGGAGGTCGCCGACGTCCTCAACGAGAACTTCGTTCCGATCAAGGTCGACCGCGAGGAGCGCCCGGACGTCGACAGCGTCTACATGACCGTTTCCCAACTCGTCACCGGCCGCGGCGGCTGGCCGCTCTCGGCGTGGCTCACGCCCGAAGGCAAGCCCTTCTACGTCGGGACCTACTTCCCGAAAGAGCAAAAGCGGGGAACCCCGGGATTTCTCGACCTCCTCGAGAAGACCAGCGGTTCGTGGGAGCAGGATCGAGAGGCGATCGAAAATCGGGCCGAAAAGTGGACCGACGCGGCCAGAGACCAACTCGAGGGAACGACGGGAAGCGGTCGAGCGGACGCCGACGAATCTGCCCCGCCTTCGAGTGACACCCTCGAGAGTGCGGCCCGGACGGCCTTGAGAAGCGTCGATCAACAGTATGGTGGGTTCGGCTCCGACGGGCCGAAGTTCCCGCAACCGGGCCGACTCCACGTGCTCGCTCGAGCGGCCGATCGAACGGACCGCGACGGCTACCGCGAGGCGCTCGAGACGACCCTCGACGCGATGGCCGCGGGCGGGCTCTACGACCACGTCGGCGGCGGCTTCCATCGCTACTGCGTCGACCGTGACTGGACGGTGCCACACTTCGAGAAGATGCTCTACGACAACGCCGAAATTCCGCGGGCCTTCCTCGTGGGCTACCAGCTGACCGGAACCGAACGCTACGCCGAGGTCGTCGAGGACACGCTCGCGTTCGTCGACCGGGAACTCACCCACGACGAGGGCGGCTTCTTCAGCACGCTCGACGCCCAGAGTCTCGACGAGGACGGCGAGAAAGTGGAGGGTGCCTTCTACGTCTGGACGCCCGAGGAAGTCGAAGCCGTGCTCGAGGACGAACACACTGCGGAACTGGTCTGTGCGGCCTACGACGTTACCGAGTCGGGGAACTTCGAGGGATCGAACGTGCTGAACCGCGACGCGACGCTCGAGGAGCTCGCCGCGGAGTTCGAACTCGGCGAACAGGAGATCGAACGACGGCTCGAGGGCGCGCTCGAAACCCTGGCCGACGCTCGCGAGGAACGACCTCGCCCGGACCGCGACGAGAAGATCCTCGCCGGCTGGAACGGGATGATGATCTCCGCGTTCGCCGAATCCGCGCTCGTACTCGGCGAGGAGTCCTACGCCGACACGGCGACCGAGGCACTCGAGTTCGTGCGCGAAACCCTCTGGGACGAGGAGGCGGGTCGACTCTCGAGGCGATACAAGGACGGGGACGTCGCCGTCGATGGCTACCTCGAGGACTACGCGTTTCTCGCGCGGGGTGCGCTCCACTGTTACGAGGCGACCGGCGACCTCGAACCGCTCGCGTTCGCGCTCGAACTCGCGGACGTCATCGAAGCCGAATTCTGGGACGACGAGCAGGAGACGCTGTATTTCACCCCCGAAAGCGGCGAGTCGCTGGTGACCCGTCCCCAAGAACTCGACGACAGCTCGACGCCGTCGTCGATGGGCGTCGCGGTCGAAACGCTGCTCGCGCTGGACGGCTTTACGGACTCGTCGTTCGCAGAAATCGCAGCCAGCGCGCTCGAGACCCACGCCGACACGATCGAGTCGAACCCGCTCCAGTACGCGACGCTCTGTCTCGCCGCCGATCGCCTCGAGAACGGACTGCTCGAGATCACGGTCGCCGCCGCGGAGATCCCCGACGCGTGGCGGGATCGGCTCGGCGAGCGGTACCTTCCGGACCGACTCATCGCGCGGCGGCCAGCCACCGACGACGAACTCGAGTCGTGGGTCGACCGACTCGAACTCGCGGACGCGCCGCCGATCTGGGCCGCCCGCGAGGCTCGCGACGGCGAACCGACGCTGTACGTCTGCCGGAATCGAGCGTGCTCGCCGCCGACGACGGATATCGAGGAGGCGCTCGAAGTCATGACCGAGAAGCACCAAACGGCGGACATAGACGGTATCGACGAGGACGACGTTCCGTTCTGA
- a CDS encoding dihydrofolate reductase has protein sequence MSGGDERTGADDAGPNEVDVTDAEALETDCELVAIVAVADNGIIGRDGDMPWHIPADLEHFKETTIDHPVIMGRVTYEGILEALGEPLPGRTTVVLTSQDLETPENAVTAAGIEGALEAAETAARDRHDDADRIFVAGGATVYEQFLPVVDRLIVTEVHEEPAGDTSFPAWDREAWNERARDERDGFAFVEYGRRRME, from the coding sequence ATGAGCGGCGGAGACGAACGGACCGGCGCGGACGATGCCGGTCCGAACGAAGTCGACGTGACCGACGCCGAGGCGCTCGAGACGGACTGCGAACTCGTCGCCATCGTCGCCGTCGCAGATAACGGCATCATCGGCAGGGACGGCGACATGCCGTGGCACATCCCCGCGGACCTCGAACACTTCAAGGAGACGACGATTGATCACCCGGTCATCATGGGTCGGGTCACCTACGAGGGAATTCTCGAGGCGCTGGGCGAACCGCTTCCCGGCCGGACGACCGTCGTGCTGACGAGCCAGGACCTCGAGACGCCCGAGAACGCCGTTACGGCTGCCGGGATTGAGGGTGCGCTCGAGGCGGCCGAGACCGCCGCGCGGGACCGCCACGACGACGCCGACCGAATCTTCGTCGCGGGCGGGGCGACCGTCTACGAACAGTTCCTGCCCGTGGTCGACCGATTGATCGTCACGGAGGTACACGAGGAACCAGCAGGCGACACCTCCTTTCCGGCGTGGGACCGGGAGGCGTGGAACGAACGCGCTCGAGACGAGCGCGACGGATTCGCGTTCGTCGAGTACGGTCGACGGAGGATGGAGTAA
- a CDS encoding calcium-binding protein: MTDELDSGLFDDSRRSFMKKGALAAGAVALGTAGAGTAAAQDDGGSGMVVVFGDDYQPGVEYEIASTLDQGTKDEVFEAAELTDEFDTPDDWNLYLINYDMGGSAPSLGYLMSEEDFSSGDSDTMGEDGSFRNAQLNLIEATPGESGNGDTATESEDNGAGAGNESASGSGGGAGNESAGGN, translated from the coding sequence ATGACAGATGAATTAGATAGCGGACTGTTCGACGACTCGCGGAGATCGTTCATGAAAAAAGGTGCCCTCGCAGCGGGCGCAGTGGCGCTCGGAACTGCAGGTGCGGGAACCGCAGCCGCACAGGACGACGGTGGCAGCGGGATGGTCGTGGTGTTCGGAGACGACTACCAGCCAGGCGTGGAGTACGAAATCGCTTCGACCCTGGATCAGGGAACCAAAGACGAGGTGTTCGAAGCCGCAGAGTTGACGGACGAATTCGATACGCCGGACGACTGGAACCTCTACCTGATCAACTACGACATGGGCGGATCCGCCCCGTCGCTTGGATACTTGATGTCGGAGGAAGACTTCAGTTCCGGAGACTCCGATACCATGGGCGAAGACGGGTCGTTCCGAAACGCCCAGCTGAACCTCATCGAAGCCACGCCCGGTGAAAGCGGTAACGGCGACACCGCAACCGAAAGCGAAGACAACGGCGCTGGTGCCGGTAACGAGAGCGCCAGCGGATCGGGTGGCGGTGCTGGCAACGAAAGTGCCGGCGGCAACTAA
- the thyA gene encoding thymidylate synthase, with protein MRQYLELVDSVLSGGTHKPNRTGVDTISSFSEHYEVDLQEGYPLLTTKAMDGYRWNSMIHEVCWYLSGEEHVRDLREETEIWNAWADDAGHLDTAYGRFWRRYPIPNEEGQLEGESWPEDGHRWVTEEADGRRTFDQLQYVIDTLSENPNSRRLVVNAWHPANAAVSTLPPCHYTYVFNVQGDRLNCHLTQRSGDIALGVPFNIAAYALLTKVIAAQTGFEPGTFAHTVVDSHVYCGRGDRGEWYADNLKALQSRLAAVDEPAEYRDVKSWLESSAPEEAEGDERLDHVPGLLEQLAREPLERPTLSVADVSIDELTAEDVSLEDYESHDGLEFAVAE; from the coding sequence ATGCGTCAGTACCTCGAGCTGGTCGATTCGGTCCTCTCGGGCGGGACACACAAGCCGAATCGGACCGGCGTCGATACGATTTCGTCGTTTAGCGAGCACTACGAGGTCGATCTGCAGGAGGGATACCCCCTGCTGACGACCAAGGCGATGGACGGCTACCGCTGGAACTCGATGATCCACGAGGTCTGCTGGTACCTCTCCGGCGAGGAGCACGTCAGAGATCTCCGCGAGGAGACGGAGATCTGGAACGCGTGGGCCGACGACGCGGGACACCTCGATACCGCCTACGGCCGCTTTTGGCGTCGGTACCCGATTCCGAACGAGGAGGGACAACTCGAGGGCGAGTCCTGGCCCGAGGACGGCCATCGGTGGGTGACCGAGGAAGCCGACGGGCGGCGGACGTTCGATCAGCTTCAGTACGTGATCGATACGCTCTCGGAGAATCCGAACTCGCGCCGGCTCGTCGTCAACGCCTGGCACCCGGCGAACGCGGCGGTCTCGACGCTCCCTCCGTGTCACTACACCTACGTCTTCAACGTGCAGGGAGATCGGCTCAACTGCCACCTCACGCAGCGCTCCGGCGATATCGCGCTGGGCGTTCCCTTCAACATCGCCGCGTACGCGCTCCTGACGAAGGTGATCGCCGCCCAGACCGGATTCGAACCCGGTACCTTCGCCCACACCGTCGTCGACTCGCACGTCTACTGCGGTCGCGGCGACCGCGGCGAGTGGTACGCGGACAACCTCAAGGCGCTACAATCGCGGCTGGCGGCGGTCGACGAGCCCGCGGAGTACCGGGACGTGAAATCGTGGCTCGAGTCGAGCGCGCCCGAGGAAGCCGAGGGCGACGAACGCCTCGACCACGTTCCCGGCCTGCTCGAACAGCTCGCTCGCGAACCGCTCGAGCGACCGACGCTCTCCGTCGCCGACGTCTCGATCGACGAACTGACGGCCGAGGACGTCTCGCTCGAGGACTACGAGTCCCACGACGGACTCGAGTTCGCGGTCGCCGAATGA
- a CDS encoding DEAD/DEAH box helicase yields MNDPNTNDPNADDLSADGPTTGEKLLETFPRYRDSADATVLERPGRGPETVPNEDLLRPELAAPLENDCYTHQAAALEALERGENVCVATSTSSGKTRIYALQIARNYLEAQSERTGSESTDSTAYVLYPTKALSRDQERELNDFYDQLGLDITVRVYDGDTERGTERREIREEADVIISNFVGVNTYLHDHDRWARFFSACDLVVIDESHTYTGVHGMHVAWVLRRLRRVLEYYGSEPQFALTSATIGNPREHSETLLDEPVTVVDDDGSPRGPRDIVLWNPPPRARENENDSPDYGEDAGAVPDADAASDTDSGVLERVPATVEAPKLLSHLTYLGAQTLLFTPSRKLAELSVKRASKHRTDRSRYYTDPEGGSAIEPYHAGHSRPKRHGTEHQLKTGLLDGVASTNALELGINVGGMDATVQMGYPGQRQSFWQQIGRAGRGTDRSLSVLVAEHRTLDQYVVSNSEFLLESDVEDAVADTDNDAVFAQHLLCAADELAVDEHDVGSFADRDRLERGLEMWRRAGKVTGALETGVSYCGPPRPQSTISLYATQGEEYEVRLAADVDEEHDPEMEPLARERVYRDFHEGAVRLHEGRQYEVTEVVHDGPTPHVTVRPTDVDYYTVTRSDVTVLDAVSEESRNIGDFTLHYGRGRVLVYHGTYDEVGVHGGNRRAQGVPTDNPPLSMETQLCWLEVPRAVERDLIEKYRDFSVPGLDSELADSPHLGYAAGLHAAEHATIGVAPLELMVDKRDLGGLATLTIDSHLDLEATDDRSVSAPENARPVASTGDDPTNLAAAQATVRATASRLEDAPSSGWFIYDGIEGGLGFSRSIYEQFERIARRAREHIADCGCGRVDGCPACVMDEQCGNDNQPLHRGAAIDVLDRLLDSRGETVSTQSGSNEKGEPAAESADDGSGRRPPLFYS; encoded by the coding sequence ATGAACGACCCGAACACGAACGACCCGAACGCAGACGATCTGTCCGCCGATGGACCGACAACGGGCGAGAAATTGCTCGAGACGTTCCCACGGTACCGCGATTCGGCGGACGCGACCGTCCTCGAGCGGCCGGGTCGCGGCCCCGAGACGGTCCCGAACGAGGACCTCCTGCGACCCGAACTGGCGGCACCGCTCGAAAACGACTGTTACACGCATCAGGCCGCGGCCCTTGAGGCCCTCGAACGCGGCGAGAACGTCTGCGTCGCGACGAGTACGTCCTCCGGCAAAACGCGCATCTACGCCCTCCAGATCGCCCGGAACTACCTCGAGGCCCAGAGCGAGCGGACGGGTTCCGAATCGACCGATTCAACGGCATACGTCCTCTACCCGACGAAGGCTCTCTCGAGGGATCAGGAACGCGAACTCAACGACTTCTACGACCAGTTGGGTCTGGACATCACGGTACGGGTCTACGACGGGGATACCGAACGCGGGACCGAGCGACGGGAAATCCGTGAGGAGGCGGACGTCATCATCTCGAACTTCGTGGGGGTGAACACGTACCTCCACGACCACGACCGCTGGGCGCGATTCTTCTCGGCCTGCGATCTGGTCGTCATCGACGAGTCTCACACCTACACGGGCGTTCACGGCATGCACGTCGCCTGGGTCCTCCGACGGCTCCGACGCGTTCTCGAGTACTACGGCTCGGAGCCGCAGTTCGCCCTGACGAGCGCGACGATCGGAAATCCCCGCGAGCACTCCGAGACGCTGCTCGACGAACCGGTGACGGTCGTCGACGACGACGGCTCGCCGCGCGGGCCGCGCGATATCGTGCTCTGGAACCCCCCGCCGCGAGCGCGCGAGAACGAAAATGACAGTCCTGATTACGGCGAGGATGCGGGCGCTGTTCCGGACGCCGACGCGGCGTCAGATACTGATTCGGGCGTCCTCGAGCGCGTTCCGGCGACCGTCGAGGCGCCGAAACTCCTCTCTCATCTCACCTATCTGGGCGCACAGACCCTGCTGTTCACGCCGTCGCGAAAGCTCGCGGAACTCTCGGTCAAACGGGCGAGCAAGCACCGGACCGATCGCAGCCGGTACTACACGGATCCCGAAGGGGGCAGCGCCATCGAACCCTATCACGCGGGCCACTCGAGGCCGAAACGCCACGGAACCGAACACCAGCTGAAAACCGGCCTGCTCGACGGGGTCGCGTCGACGAACGCCCTCGAACTCGGGATCAACGTCGGCGGGATGGACGCGACGGTCCAGATGGGGTATCCAGGCCAGCGCCAGTCCTTTTGGCAACAGATCGGCCGCGCGGGGCGGGGAACGGATCGATCGCTGTCGGTTCTGGTCGCCGAGCACCGAACGTTAGATCAGTACGTCGTCTCGAATTCCGAGTTCCTGCTCGAGTCCGATGTCGAGGACGCGGTCGCGGACACCGACAACGACGCCGTCTTCGCCCAGCACCTGCTGTGTGCGGCGGACGAACTCGCGGTCGACGAGCACGACGTGGGGTCGTTCGCCGATCGAGATCGGCTCGAGCGCGGCCTCGAGATGTGGCGGCGAGCGGGGAAGGTGACCGGCGCGCTCGAGACGGGCGTCTCCTACTGCGGGCCACCTCGTCCGCAGTCGACGATTTCGCTGTACGCGACGCAAGGCGAGGAGTACGAGGTTCGACTCGCTGCGGATGTCGACGAGGAACACGATCCGGAGATGGAACCGCTCGCGCGCGAACGGGTCTACAGGGACTTTCACGAGGGTGCCGTCAGACTCCACGAGGGTCGCCAGTACGAGGTCACGGAGGTGGTACACGACGGCCCTACCCCGCACGTCACGGTGCGGCCGACGGACGTGGACTACTACACGGTCACTCGAAGCGACGTAACGGTTCTGGACGCCGTTTCCGAAGAGAGCCGAAACATCGGCGACTTCACGCTGCATTACGGGCGCGGCCGCGTGCTGGTCTACCACGGCACCTACGACGAGGTCGGGGTCCACGGGGGTAACCGTCGGGCGCAGGGCGTTCCGACGGACAACCCACCGCTCTCGATGGAAACCCAACTATGCTGGCTCGAGGTCCCTCGAGCGGTCGAACGGGACCTCATCGAAAAGTACCGCGACTTCTCGGTTCCCGGGCTCGACTCGGAGCTCGCCGACAGCCCACACCTCGGCTACGCCGCCGGACTTCACGCGGCGGAACACGCGACCATCGGCGTCGCGCCACTGGAGCTGATGGTCGACAAACGCGACCTCGGGGGACTCGCGACGCTGACGATCGATTCGCACCTGGATCTCGAGGCGACGGACGACCGGTCCGTTTCCGCGCCCGAAAACGCCCGGCCGGTCGCGTCAACCGGTGACGATCCGACAAACCTCGCCGCGGCACAGGCGACGGTTCGGGCGACTGCGTCTCGACTCGAGGACGCCCCCTCGAGCGGGTGGTTCATATACGACGGAATCGAGGGTGGGCTGGGATTCTCACGATCGATCTACGAACAGTTCGAACGGATCGCACGCCGCGCGCGTGAGCACATCGCCGACTGCGGGTGTGGACGAGTCGACGGCTGTCCGGCATGCGTGATGGACGAACAGTGCGGAAACGACAACCAGCCCTTGCACCGCGGCGCGGCTATCGACGTGCTGGATCGGCTTCTCGATTCCCGCGGAGAAACTGTTTCCACCCAGTCTGGTTCGAACGAGAAAGGTGAGCCTGCAGCAGAATCGGCCGATGACGGCAGCGGTCGGCGGCCACCGCTGTTTTACTCGTAG